A window of Pseudomonas guangdongensis contains these coding sequences:
- a CDS encoding AraC family transcriptional regulator — protein MSAATEKGTISAALVEEALLELRRLGHDAEALLRGVGIDPPALAQPGARVPAALYARLWLASVRVLDDEFFAMNRRRMKPGSFAFMARAALGEASVGAALEGALRFLGLVLDDLDPRLSRCGALAEIVLDEPPGPPPRAFTCFTLWLMIHGLACWLAGQRLPILAIDLRSPAPDYDGDYRVMFGPNLNFSRPRSRLLLDARALDQPVRRGKDELRRFLAGAPANILVRYRDPQSLAMRVRAHLRALAPADWPDLEALARHFHMGASTLRRHLAQEGQSYQSLKDQLRRDLAIAHLDGGEPNFAELAFGLGFADASAFYKAFRKWTGATPGQYRTLIRQRGRHAAIVQTARED, from the coding sequence ATGAGCGCGGCGACCGAGAAGGGCACCATCTCCGCCGCGCTGGTGGAGGAGGCGCTGCTCGAACTGCGCCGCCTTGGCCACGACGCCGAGGCGCTGCTGCGCGGCGTCGGCATCGACCCGCCGGCGCTGGCGCAGCCCGGCGCGCGGGTGCCGGCGGCGCTCTACGCGCGGCTCTGGCTGGCCAGCGTGCGGGTGCTCGACGACGAGTTCTTCGCCATGAACCGGCGGCGCATGAAGCCCGGCAGCTTCGCCTTCATGGCCCGCGCCGCGCTGGGCGAGGCCAGCGTCGGTGCGGCGCTGGAGGGTGCGCTGCGCTTTCTCGGCCTGGTCCTCGACGACCTCGATCCGCGCCTGTCGCGCTGCGGCGCGCTGGCCGAGATCGTCCTCGACGAGCCGCCGGGGCCGCCGCCGCGCGCCTTCACCTGCTTCACCCTGTGGCTGATGATCCACGGCCTGGCCTGCTGGCTGGCCGGGCAGCGCCTGCCGATCCTGGCCATCGACCTGCGCTCCCCGGCGCCGGACTACGACGGCGACTACCGGGTGATGTTCGGCCCGAACCTGAACTTCTCCCGCCCGCGCAGCCGCCTGCTGCTCGACGCCCGCGCCCTCGACCAGCCGGTGCGGCGCGGCAAGGACGAGCTGCGGCGCTTCCTGGCCGGGGCGCCGGCCAACATCCTGGTCCGCTACCGCGATCCGCAGAGCCTGGCGATGCGCGTGCGGGCCCACCTGCGCGCCCTGGCGCCGGCCGACTGGCCGGACCTGGAGGCCCTGGCGCGGCACTTCCACATGGGCGCCTCGACCCTGCGCCGTCATCTGGCCCAGGAGGGCCAGTCCTACCAGTCGCTCAAGGACCAGTTGCGCCGCGACCTGGCCATCGCCCATCTCGACGGCGGCGAGCCGAACTTCGCCGAGCTGGCCTTCGGGCTGGGCTTTGCCGACGCCAGCGCCTTCTACAAGGCGTTCCGCAAGTGGACCGGGGCGACGCCGGGGCAGTACCGCACGCTGATCCGCCAGCGCGGCCGGCACGCCGCAATTGTCCAAACTGCTCGCGAGGATTGA
- the mmsB gene encoding 3-hydroxyisobutyrate dehydrogenase, with amino-acid sequence MHIGFLGLGNMGAPMARNLLKAGHRLSVFDPVPAAVAALVEAGAHAVDSAGAVATADVEVIVTMLPAAAQVKAVYLGDDGLLAHARPRVLLIDCSTIDPHSAREVAAAAEAQGNPMLDAPVSGGTGGAAAGTLTFMVGGSDADFARARPLLAAMGKNIVHCGGHGNGQAAKVANNLLLGISMIGVAEAMNLGVALGVDPQVLAGVINTSSGRCWSSDTYNPFPGVMDNVPAARGYSGGFGCDLMLKDLGLASEAARQARQPVILGALAQQLYQTFSAQGHGGLDFSAIINLYRKEPQA; translated from the coding sequence ATGCATATCGGCTTTCTCGGACTCGGCAACATGGGAGCGCCCATGGCCCGCAACCTGCTCAAGGCCGGCCACCGGCTGAGCGTCTTCGATCCGGTGCCGGCGGCGGTCGCCGCCCTGGTCGAGGCCGGCGCCCACGCCGTCGACTCGGCGGGCGCGGTGGCCACGGCGGACGTCGAGGTCATCGTCACCATGCTGCCGGCCGCTGCGCAGGTGAAGGCGGTCTACCTAGGCGACGACGGCCTGCTCGCCCACGCCCGCCCCCGCGTGCTGCTGATCGACTGCTCGACCATCGACCCGCACAGCGCCCGCGAGGTGGCCGCCGCCGCCGAGGCGCAGGGCAACCCGATGCTCGACGCGCCGGTGTCCGGCGGCACTGGCGGCGCCGCGGCCGGCACCCTGACCTTCATGGTCGGCGGCAGCGATGCCGACTTCGCCCGCGCCCGACCGCTGCTCGCGGCGATGGGCAAGAACATCGTCCACTGCGGCGGCCACGGCAACGGCCAGGCCGCCAAGGTGGCCAACAACCTGCTGCTGGGCATCTCGATGATCGGCGTCGCCGAAGCGATGAACCTCGGCGTGGCCCTGGGCGTCGATCCCCAGGTGCTGGCCGGCGTCATCAACACCTCCAGCGGCCGCTGCTGGAGTTCCGACACCTACAACCCTTTCCCCGGGGTGATGGACAACGTGCCGGCCGCGCGCGGCTACAGCGGCGGCTTCGGCTGCGACCTGATGCTCAAGGACCTCGGCCTGGCCAGCGAGGCCGCCCGGCAGGCACGCCAGCCGGTGATCCTCGGCGCCCTCGCCCAGCAGCTCTACCAGACCTTCAGCGCCCAGGGCCATGGCGGCCTGGACTTCTCGGCGATCATCAACCTCTACCGCAAGGAACCCCAGGCATGA
- the cadR gene encoding Cd(II)/Pb(II)-responsive transcriptional regulator, giving the protein MKIGELARNTGTAVETIRYYEREGLLPAPARSEGNYRIYGGEHLERLTFIRHCRLLDMTHEEIRALLRLKDAPHEPCADVNRLLDRHIEHVCSRIRELRQLEAHLLNLRQRCTVPGAADACGILRELSQPLAEDRRGDGHPHNHVPGTHPQGQAGHD; this is encoded by the coding sequence ATGAAGATCGGCGAACTGGCGAGAAATACCGGAACCGCGGTGGAAACCATCCGCTACTACGAGCGCGAAGGCCTGCTCCCCGCGCCGGCGCGCAGCGAAGGCAACTACCGGATCTACGGCGGCGAACACCTCGAACGCCTGACCTTCATCCGCCACTGCCGGCTGCTGGACATGACCCACGAGGAAATCCGCGCCCTGCTGCGCCTCAAGGACGCTCCGCACGAGCCGTGCGCCGACGTCAACCGGCTGCTCGACCGCCACATCGAACACGTCTGCTCGCGCATCCGCGAGCTGCGCCAGCTCGAAGCGCACCTGCTGAACCTGCGCCAGCGCTGCACCGTCCCCGGCGCGGCGGACGCCTGCGGCATCCTGCGCGAACTGTCGCAGCCGCTGGCCGAGGATCGCCGCGGCGACGGACACCCGCACAACCACGTGCCCGGCACCCACCCGCAGGGGCAGGCCGGGCACGACTGA
- a CDS encoding LysR family transcriptional regulator, translating into MDWDNLRYFLELSRAGTLTAAARRLGVDHTTVARRIQALEKSHGAALFVRAASGYSLSESGRRLLPQVEAMESAFSGIETRPGGGEDNLSGLVRIGATEGYGSVLLAGQLAELTARHPHLQVDLLAVPRMVNLSRREADIVITLDRPERGPYIITRLTDYVLRLYASERYLAGRAPIRSRDDLREHSFVGYIDDLLYSKELHYLEELGRPRHVALRSTSILAQQRAAAAGAGLAILPAFAAAGEPALREVLPGEVEFVRTFWMLMPVEIKDLSRMRAAWNFLRETAAQQQALLMGRAADAGMAP; encoded by the coding sequence ATGGACTGGGACAACCTGCGCTACTTCCTCGAACTGTCGCGCGCCGGTACCCTGACCGCCGCCGCGCGCCGGCTGGGCGTCGATCACACCACGGTGGCGCGGCGCATCCAGGCGCTGGAGAAGAGCCACGGCGCCGCGCTGTTCGTCCGCGCCGCCAGCGGCTACAGCCTGAGCGAGAGCGGCCGGCGCCTGCTGCCGCAGGTCGAGGCGATGGAAAGCGCCTTCTCCGGCATCGAGACGCGCCCCGGCGGCGGCGAGGACAACCTCTCCGGGCTGGTGCGCATCGGCGCCACCGAGGGCTACGGCAGCGTGCTGCTGGCCGGGCAACTGGCCGAGCTGACCGCCCGCCACCCGCACCTGCAGGTCGACCTGCTGGCGGTGCCGCGGATGGTCAACCTGTCGCGCCGCGAGGCGGACATCGTCATCACCCTCGACCGCCCCGAGCGCGGGCCGTACATCATCACCCGGCTCACCGACTACGTGCTGCGCCTGTACGCCAGCGAGCGCTACCTGGCCGGGCGGGCGCCGATCCGCAGCCGCGACGACCTGCGCGAGCACAGTTTCGTCGGCTACATCGATGACCTGCTCTACAGCAAGGAACTGCACTACCTGGAGGAGCTGGGCCGGCCGCGCCATGTGGCGCTGCGCAGCACCAGCATCCTCGCCCAGCAGCGCGCGGCGGCGGCCGGCGCCGGGCTGGCGATCCTCCCGGCGTTCGCCGCCGCCGGCGAGCCGGCGCTGCGCGAGGTGCTGCCCGGCGAGGTGGAGTTCGTGCGCACCTTCTGGATGCTGATGCCGGTGGAGATCAAGGACCTGTCGCGGATGCGCGCGGCGTGGAACTTCCTGCGCGAGACGGCGGCGCAGCAGCAGGCGCTGCTGATGGGCCGCGCGGCGGATGCCGGGATGGCGCCATGA
- a CDS encoding AMP-binding protein, translating to MRDYQSAVGAFDLQRAVAAALSGSLEAVNACVECCDRHALPGRIALFWEGRDGTRSTWTFSQLQDASARLANYLRQQGVRPGDTVAGLLPRTPELLITILGTWRLGAVYQPLFTAFGPKAIEYRLAASAARLVVTDAGNRAKLDEVPDAPPILTVSGPKGQGIRRGDGSFWAELEAQDASFAPVPRRGDDPFLLMFTSGTTGPSKPLQVPLKAIVAFTGYMRQAIDLRPEDAFWNLADPGWAYGLYYAVTGPLALGYPTTFYDGPFSVESTCRIVRQYGITNLAGSPTAFRLLMAAREEVEAQLRGRLRAVSSAGEPLTPEVIRWFAERLQAPIHDHYGQTEMGMVLCNHHGLEHPVHLGAAGYSVPGHRVVVVDEQLRELPPGQPGILAVDRRQSPLFWFPGYLGQPTRAFAGRYYLSGDTVELNQDGSISFIGRNDDVITTAGYRVGPFDVESALIEHPAVIEAAVVGKPDPERTEVVKAFVVLHAPYRGDASLAEALRQHVRQRLSAHAYPREVEFVAELPKTPSGKIQRFLLRSQEIARAQGQAPQAAAH from the coding sequence ATGCGCGATTATCAGAGCGCCGTCGGCGCCTTCGATCTGCAGCGCGCCGTCGCGGCGGCGCTGAGCGGCTCGCTGGAGGCCGTCAACGCCTGCGTCGAATGCTGCGACCGCCACGCCCTGCCGGGCCGCATCGCCCTGTTCTGGGAGGGCCGCGACGGCACTCGCAGCACCTGGACCTTCAGCCAGCTCCAGGACGCCTCGGCGCGGCTGGCCAACTACTTGCGGCAGCAGGGCGTGCGCCCCGGCGATACCGTGGCTGGCCTGCTGCCGCGCACTCCCGAACTGCTGATCACCATCCTCGGCACCTGGCGCCTGGGCGCGGTGTACCAGCCGCTGTTCACCGCCTTCGGTCCCAAGGCCATCGAATACCGCCTGGCCGCCTCGGCGGCGCGGCTGGTGGTCACCGACGCCGGCAACCGCGCCAAGCTCGACGAGGTGCCCGACGCGCCGCCGATCCTCACCGTCAGCGGGCCGAAGGGGCAGGGTATCCGTCGCGGCGACGGCAGCTTCTGGGCCGAGCTGGAGGCGCAGGACGCGAGCTTCGCGCCGGTGCCGCGCCGCGGCGACGATCCCTTCCTGCTGATGTTCACCTCCGGCACCACCGGGCCGTCCAAGCCGCTGCAGGTGCCGCTCAAGGCCATCGTCGCGTTCACCGGCTACATGCGCCAGGCCATCGACCTGCGCCCCGAGGACGCCTTCTGGAACCTCGCCGATCCGGGCTGGGCCTACGGCCTCTACTACGCGGTCACCGGGCCGCTGGCGCTGGGCTACCCGACCACCTTCTACGACGGGCCGTTCAGCGTGGAGAGCACCTGCCGGATCGTCCGCCAGTACGGCATCACCAACCTGGCCGGCTCGCCCACCGCCTTCCGTCTGCTGATGGCCGCCCGCGAGGAGGTCGAGGCGCAGCTGCGCGGGCGCCTGCGCGCGGTGAGCAGCGCCGGCGAGCCGCTGACCCCGGAGGTGATCCGCTGGTTCGCCGAACGCCTGCAGGCGCCGATCCACGACCACTACGGGCAGACCGAGATGGGCATGGTGCTGTGCAACCACCATGGTCTCGAACATCCCGTGCATCTGGGCGCGGCCGGCTACTCGGTGCCCGGCCACCGGGTGGTGGTGGTCGACGAGCAGCTGCGCGAGCTGCCCCCCGGCCAGCCCGGCATCCTCGCCGTGGATCGCCGTCAGTCGCCGCTGTTCTGGTTCCCCGGCTACCTGGGCCAGCCGACCCGCGCCTTCGCCGGGCGCTACTATCTGAGTGGCGACACCGTGGAGCTGAACCAGGACGGCAGCATCAGCTTCATCGGCCGCAACGACGACGTGATCACCACCGCCGGCTACCGGGTCGGCCCGTTCGACGTGGAAAGCGCGCTGATCGAGCACCCGGCGGTGATCGAGGCGGCGGTGGTCGGCAAGCCCGATCCGGAGCGCACCGAGGTGGTCAAGGCCTTCGTCGTGCTGCACGCGCCGTACCGCGGCGATGCCTCGCTGGCCGAGGCGCTGCGCCAGCACGTGCGCCAGCGCCTGTCGGCGCATGCCTACCCGCGCGAGGTGGAGTTCGTCGCCGAGCTGCCGAAGACCCCGAGCGGCAAGATCCAGCGCTTCCTGCTGCGCAGCCAGGAAATCGCCCGTGCCCAGGGCCAGGCGCCGCAGGCCGCCGCCCACTGA
- a CDS encoding enoyl-CoA hydratase/isomerase family protein, translating into MSAAPVLAEVRNRIGHLTLNRPQGLNALNLDMVRLLQRQLSAWADDGQILAVVLRGAGEKAFCAGGDIRALYDSYQAGDDQWQRFFEEEYALDQYIHAYPKPFLALVDGFVLGGGMGLMQGAALRVITERTRMGMPETAIGYFPDVGSSHFLSRLPGELGTYLGVTGNQIRAADALYAGLADWCLPSEQLAEFDRCLDNLSWNTPARETLRTLLATLASRTLPGAELQALHPAIEQHFAQDSIAAIRASLQGETREAFRAWAEDTLKVLDSRSPLALCVTLELLRRGRQLSLAECFAQELHLDRQWFAAGDFIEGVRALIVDKDKNPRWNPPHLEAVDPAQVQRLFARASR; encoded by the coding sequence ATGAGCGCAGCCCCCGTCCTGGCCGAAGTGCGCAACCGCATCGGCCACCTCACCCTCAACCGCCCGCAGGGCCTCAACGCCCTCAACCTGGACATGGTCCGCCTGCTGCAGCGCCAGCTGTCGGCCTGGGCCGACGACGGGCAGATCCTCGCCGTGGTGCTGCGCGGTGCCGGCGAAAAGGCCTTCTGCGCCGGCGGCGACATCCGCGCCCTGTACGACAGCTACCAGGCCGGCGACGACCAGTGGCAGCGCTTCTTCGAGGAGGAATACGCCCTCGACCAGTACATCCACGCCTATCCCAAGCCCTTCCTCGCCCTGGTCGACGGCTTCGTACTCGGCGGCGGCATGGGCCTGATGCAGGGCGCCGCGCTGCGGGTGATCACCGAACGCACGCGCATGGGCATGCCGGAAACCGCCATCGGCTACTTCCCCGACGTCGGCTCCAGCCACTTCCTGTCGCGCCTGCCCGGCGAGCTGGGCACCTACCTGGGCGTCACCGGCAACCAGATCCGCGCCGCCGACGCGCTCTACGCGGGCCTGGCCGACTGGTGCCTGCCCAGCGAACAGCTCGCCGAGTTCGACCGCTGCCTGGACAACCTGAGCTGGAACACCCCGGCGCGCGAAACCCTGCGCACCCTGCTCGCCACCCTCGCCTCGCGTACCCTGCCCGGTGCCGAACTCCAGGCGCTGCACCCGGCCATCGAACAGCACTTCGCCCAGGACAGCATCGCGGCGATCCGCGCCTCGCTGCAGGGCGAAACCCGCGAGGCCTTCCGCGCCTGGGCCGAGGACACCCTCAAGGTTCTCGACAGCCGCTCGCCGCTGGCCCTGTGCGTGACCCTCGAACTGCTGCGCCGGGGCCGCCAGCTGTCGCTGGCCGAGTGTTTCGCCCAGGAACTGCACCTGGACCGCCAGTGGTTCGCCGCCGGCGACTTCATCGAAGGCGTGCGCGCGCTGATCGTCGACAAGGACAAGAACCCGCGCTGGAACCCACCGCACCTGGAGGCCGTCGACCCCGCCCAGGTACAGCGCCTGTTCGCCCGCGCCAGCCGCTGA
- a CDS encoding CoA-acylating methylmalonate-semialdehyde dehydrogenase, giving the protein MTATRTLPTVKLLIGGEFVESQTTEWRDVVNPATQEVLARVPFATVDEMNAAVASAREAFKSWRKTPIGARARILLKYQQLIRENMQELAALLSAEQGKTLPDAEGDVFRGLEVVEHAANIGSLQLGELANNVAGGVDTYTLNQPLGVCAGITPFNFPAMIPLWMFPMAIATGNTFVLKPSEQDPMVTMRLVELALEAGIPAGVLNVIHGGADAVNLLCDHPDIKAVSFVGSTRVGTHVYERASLSGKRAQCMMGAKNHAIVLPDAHKQQTLANLVGACFGAAGQRCMALSVVILVGEAQSWLPELVEKARTLKVGAGSEPGTDVGPLISRAARARVEELIGCGVAEGAELLLDGRNPQVPGYADGNFVAPTIFSGVTREMTIYREEIFGPVLCVMQAATMDEAIAIINANPNGNGTAIFTRSGAAARHFQEEIDVGQVGINVPIPVPVPIFSFTGSRASKLGDLGPYGKQVVQFYTQTKTVTARWFDEDEVGHVNTTITLK; this is encoded by the coding sequence ATGACCGCGACCCGCACCCTTCCCACCGTCAAGCTGCTGATCGGCGGCGAGTTCGTCGAATCGCAAACCACCGAGTGGCGCGACGTCGTCAACCCGGCCACCCAGGAGGTGCTGGCCCGCGTACCCTTCGCCACCGTCGATGAGATGAACGCCGCCGTGGCCAGCGCCAGGGAGGCCTTCAAGAGCTGGCGCAAGACCCCCATCGGTGCCCGCGCGCGGATCCTCCTCAAGTACCAGCAGCTGATCCGCGAGAACATGCAGGAACTGGCGGCGCTGCTCAGCGCCGAACAGGGCAAGACCCTGCCGGACGCCGAGGGCGACGTGTTCCGCGGCCTGGAGGTGGTCGAGCACGCCGCCAACATCGGCAGCCTGCAGCTCGGCGAACTGGCCAACAACGTCGCTGGCGGCGTCGACACCTACACCCTCAACCAGCCGCTGGGCGTGTGCGCCGGCATCACCCCGTTCAACTTCCCGGCGATGATTCCGCTGTGGATGTTCCCGATGGCCATCGCCACCGGCAACACCTTCGTCCTCAAGCCCTCCGAGCAGGACCCGATGGTCACCATGCGCCTGGTCGAGCTGGCCTTGGAAGCCGGCATTCCGGCGGGCGTGCTCAACGTCATCCATGGCGGCGCCGACGCGGTGAACCTCTTGTGCGACCACCCGGACATCAAGGCGGTGTCCTTCGTCGGCTCCACCCGGGTCGGCACCCACGTCTACGAGCGCGCATCGCTCAGCGGCAAGCGCGCACAGTGCATGATGGGCGCCAAGAACCACGCCATCGTCCTGCCCGACGCCCACAAGCAGCAGACCCTGGCCAACCTGGTCGGCGCCTGCTTCGGCGCGGCCGGCCAGCGCTGCATGGCGCTGTCGGTGGTGATCCTGGTCGGCGAGGCGCAGAGCTGGCTGCCGGAGCTGGTGGAGAAGGCCCGCACCCTCAAGGTCGGCGCCGGCAGCGAGCCGGGCACCGACGTCGGCCCGCTGATCTCCCGCGCGGCGCGGGCGCGGGTCGAGGAGCTGATCGGCTGCGGCGTGGCCGAAGGCGCCGAGCTGCTGCTCGACGGGCGCAACCCGCAGGTGCCGGGCTACGCCGACGGCAACTTCGTCGCCCCGACCATTTTCTCCGGCGTCACCCGTGAGATGACCATCTACCGGGAAGAGATCTTCGGCCCGGTGCTGTGCGTGATGCAGGCGGCGACCATGGACGAGGCCATCGCCATCATCAACGCCAACCCCAACGGCAACGGCACGGCCATCTTCACACGCTCCGGCGCCGCCGCGCGGCACTTCCAGGAAGAGATCGACGTCGGCCAGGTCGGCATCAACGTGCCGATCCCGGTGCCGGTGCCGATCTTCTCCTTCACCGGCTCGCGGGCCTCCAAGCTCGGCGACCTCGGCCCCTACGGCAAGCAGGTGGTGCAGTTCTACACCCAGACCAAGACCGTCACCGCACGCTGGTTCGACGAGGACGAGGTCGGCCACGTCAACACCACCATCACCCTGAAGTGA
- a CDS encoding acyl-CoA dehydrogenase, whose translation MNDLEFTEEQRMIRDMAHDFAQREIAPRAAAWEKAGWIDDALIAQMGELGLLGMVVPEEWGGSYIDYVAYALAVEEVSAGDGALGALMSVHNSVGCGPLLNYGTQAQKEAWLPVLAGGRAIGCFCLTEPQAGSEAHNLRTRAELKDGHWVLNGAKQFVTNGKRAKLAIVFAVTDPELGKKGLSAFLVPTDTPGFVVERAEHKMGLRASDTCAIALDDCRIPQENLLGERGKGLAIALSNLEGGRIGIAAQALGIARAAFDAALRYARERVQFGKPIIEHQSIANLLADMHTRLNAARLLTLHAARLKSAGLPCLSEASQAKLFASEMAEQVCSSAIQIHGGYGYLEDYPVERYYRDARITQIYEGTSEIQRMLIARELGNYGV comes from the coding sequence ATGAACGACCTCGAATTCACCGAAGAACAACGGATGATCCGCGACATGGCGCACGACTTCGCCCAGCGCGAGATCGCTCCGCGCGCCGCCGCCTGGGAAAAGGCCGGCTGGATCGACGACGCCCTGATCGCCCAAATGGGCGAACTGGGCCTGCTCGGCATGGTGGTGCCCGAGGAATGGGGCGGCAGCTACATCGACTACGTGGCCTACGCCCTGGCGGTGGAGGAAGTCTCCGCCGGCGACGGCGCCCTGGGCGCGCTGATGAGCGTGCACAACTCGGTGGGCTGCGGCCCGCTGCTCAACTACGGCACCCAGGCACAGAAGGAAGCCTGGCTGCCCGTGCTGGCCGGCGGCCGGGCCATCGGCTGCTTCTGCCTGACCGAACCGCAGGCCGGCTCCGAGGCCCACAACCTGCGCACCCGCGCCGAGCTCAAGGACGGCCACTGGGTGCTCAACGGCGCCAAGCAGTTCGTCACCAACGGCAAGCGTGCCAAGCTGGCCATCGTCTTCGCCGTCACCGACCCGGAACTGGGCAAAAAGGGCCTGTCGGCCTTCCTGGTGCCCACCGACACCCCCGGCTTCGTGGTCGAGCGCGCCGAACACAAGATGGGCCTGCGCGCCTCCGACACCTGCGCCATCGCCCTCGACGACTGCCGCATCCCGCAGGAGAACCTGCTCGGCGAACGCGGCAAGGGCCTGGCCATCGCCCTTTCCAACCTGGAGGGGGGGCGCATCGGCATCGCCGCCCAGGCCCTCGGCATCGCCCGCGCCGCCTTCGACGCCGCCCTGCGCTACGCCCGCGAACGCGTGCAGTTCGGCAAGCCGATCATCGAGCACCAGAGCATCGCCAACCTGCTGGCCGACATGCACACCCGCCTCAACGCCGCGCGCCTGCTCACCCTGCACGCCGCCCGCCTGAAAAGCGCCGGCCTGCCCTGCCTGTCCGAAGCCTCGCAGGCCAAGCTGTTCGCCTCGGAAATGGCCGAACAGGTCTGCTCCAGCGCCATCCAGATCCACGGCGGCTACGGCTACCTGGAGGATTACCCGGTAGAGCGCTACTACCGCGATGCGCGGATCACGCAGATCTACGAGGGCACCAGCGAGATTCAGCGGATGTTGATTGCAAGGGAGTTAGGCAATTACGGGGTTTGA